The Staphylococcus simiae genome includes the window GATATCATTTACCAGGTACTTTTAATGATAAAAACTTTAATCATAGTGATGAACAAGTTGAAAGTCATATAGCAGATAATACAAATTTGGCTCAAGAAGCTAAAAATTTATTCCATCACACTACGAAATCAATTGGTAAACTTGCTGGGAATGAAGAAGCGTTAAAGCTTAATTTGGGAGATATGTTTTCAGAAGTGTTTAAAAGACATACCAAAGATGAAGCAGATGACATTTTTATAGCTGGAACAAGGAGTACCACGCCACATATTAATAACGTGTCTAAAGAATGGGGTAAACCTTGGGTATTTTCACGTGTCTTTGTTGCCTTAGCTATCACTTTTATTGGTTTATGGGTGTTATTTAATACGTTTGGTAATGATAATGCACTACCTGGCATGATATTTATAGGGGCGTTAGTTGTACCAATATCAGCATTGATATTCTTTTTTGAATCTAATGCCTTTCGAAATATTAGTTTCTTTGAAGTATTAAAAATGTTCTTTATAGGTGGTGTTTTATCACTACTAACTACTATTATTTTGTATGACTTTGCACCATTTAGTTTACAAAATCAATTACTAGGTATTATGACGGTGGCAGATGCCTTTCTTGTTGGTTTAGTAGAGGAACTTGGAAAAGCCATTATTGTTATTCTTTTTATTAACTATTTACATACGAATAAAATTTTGAATGGTTTACTTATCGGTGCTGCAATTGGAGCTGGATTTGACGCGTTTGAAACAGCTGGTTATATATTTAGGGATGGTATACAAAGTATCCAATTAATGAATGAAACGATTATTTTAAGAGCTTGGTCAGCCTTAGGTGGTCATATTGTCTGGGCAGCTATGGTTGGTGCAGCAGCTGTGATTGCCAAAGGAACATATCAATTCAAATGGGAAAACATTATAGATAAACGCTTTTTATTCTTCTTTTTCTTTGCCGTAGTGTTACACGGTATATGGGACACAGATTTTACTGTACTAGGAAGCATGAATTTAAAAATAATTATTTTAATAGTTATCGCGTGGGTTATTATTTTTATTTTAATGAGA containing:
- a CDS encoding PrsW family glutamic-type intramembrane protease — protein: MDCLNCGGHVDSTDKFCQHCGHNLINDKNNGDNITTEKIEEHHCPNCQVVVASNDKFCNNCGYHLPGTFNDKNFNHSDEQVESHIADNTNLAQEAKNLFHHTTKSIGKLAGNEEALKLNLGDMFSEVFKRHTKDEADDIFIAGTRSTTPHINNVSKEWGKPWVFSRVFVALAITFIGLWVLFNTFGNDNALPGMIFIGALVVPISALIFFFESNAFRNISFFEVLKMFFIGGVLSLLTTIILYDFAPFSLQNQLLGIMTVADAFLVGLVEELGKAIIVILFINYLHTNKILNGLLIGAAIGAGFDAFETAGYIFRDGIQSIQLMNETIILRAWSALGGHIVWAAMVGAAAVIAKGTYQFKWENIIDKRFLFFFFFAVVLHGIWDTDFTVLGSMNLKIIILIVIAWVIIFILMRAGLTQVNKLQQQYIEEREEL